The genomic region CTGCCGGAACCGGACGGCACCTATCTCTACACACCGGAGGAGGATGCGGTCTGGGGCGAACTCTATCTGCGGCAGATGAAGCTGCTTGCCGACAAGGCATGCGACGAATATCTCGAAGGCGTGCGGACCCTCGGCCTCAATCCGGACCATGTCCCGCAGCTCAAGGACGTCAACCGCAGGCTCGCCGAAACCACGGGCTTCGGCGTCGAGGGCGTGCCGGCGCTTATCCCGCCTTCGCGCTTCTACGAACTCCTTTCACAAGGCAAGTTCCCACTCGCGACCTTCATGCGCCGCCGGGAGCACATCGACTATATCGAGGAACCCGACCTCTTCCACGAGGTCTTCGGCCATTGCCCGCTGCTGACCAACCAGAGCTACGCCAACTTCGTCCGCCGCTTCGGCCAGAAGGCGGTCAAGCTCGGCAAGGACTATTCGTGGCATCTGTTCCGCTTCTTCTGGTTCACGGTCGAGTTCGGCCTTATCAACACACCGAAGGGCCGGCGCTGCTACGGCGCGGGGGTCGTTTCGTCAACGAGCGAGACGCGCCATGCCATGGAGACGATGGACTGCGAATTCCGCCCCTTCGATCTGATGAGCGTTCTGCGGACGCCCTACCGCATCGATATCGTCCAGCCGATCTACTATGTCATCGACAGCTTCGCCCAGCTCGAGACGATTATCGAGGAGGACATCCCTGCACGGATCAATGAAGCCAAGAGGCTTGGTGATTTTGCGCCGACCTTCGAGGCCAAGGCGTCCTAAGGTTGTCCCCTTGGAATGCACATGATTTTGCCGGCAAGCTCTTGCCTTGCCGGCATCGTTTGTCCAACGTCCCGTCAAACTGACGGGAGACGGGCATGGCAAACAAGACGATCGACCACGCGATCACGGCAAGATCACTGACTGCGGCGGCGTCCGATCCCACCCACGCCGGCATCCTTTCCTTCATGCGGCGGAAATACACCAAGCAATTGAAGGGCGTGGACACCGTCGTCTGGGGCATTCCCTTCGACGCAGCGACCTCCAACCGCCCCGGCGCCCGTTTCGGACCGCAGGCGATCCGCCGCGCCTCCGCCATCTTCGACAACGATCCGCAATATCCGTTCGAGCGCGATCTCTTTGCCGACATGGCGACGATCGACTATGGCGACTGCCTGCTCGACTACGGCAATCACACCAAGACGCCCGCGACGATCGAGCGTGAGGCGGCGAGGATCCTGAAATCCGGCGCCTATCTGCTGACGCTCGGTGGCGACCATTTCGTCACCTATCCCGTACTCAAGGCTCACGCCGCCTTGCATGGCCCCCTCGCCCTCGTTCAGTTCGACGCCCATCAGGATACCTGGCCGGACGAGAGGGGCCGCATCGACCATGGCTCCTTTGTCGGTCGCGCCGCACGCGAGGGGTTGATCGACGTTGAGCGTTCGATCCAGATCGGCATCAGGACGCACGCGCCCGAGGATTGCGGCATCCGGATCGTCTATGGCTACGAGGTCGAGGAGATGCGCGCCGAGGAGATCGCCGACACGATCGTCCGGCATGTCGGCAGCCCGCCCGCCTATCTGACCTTCGATATCGACTGCCTCGATCCAGCCTATGCGCCTGGCACCGGCACGCCCGTGGCCGGCGGACCGTCGAGCGCGAAAATCCTTTCGGTGCTGCGCAAGCTTGGTGCTCTCCACATCGCCGGGAGCGACGTCGTCGAGGTGGCGCCGGCTTACGACCATGCCGACATGACCGCCATTGCTGGCTCGACGATCGCCATGTATATGCTGGGCCTGCGGGCCGAATGGCTCGCGGAAAGGCGCGGCTAATTCGCAGCGACCGCTACA from Sinorhizobium garamanticum harbors:
- a CDS encoding phenylalanine 4-monooxygenase, which produces MTKQSTYTAKLPEPDGTYLYTPEEDAVWGELYLRQMKLLADKACDEYLEGVRTLGLNPDHVPQLKDVNRRLAETTGFGVEGVPALIPPSRFYELLSQGKFPLATFMRRREHIDYIEEPDLFHEVFGHCPLLTNQSYANFVRRFGQKAVKLGKDYSWHLFRFFWFTVEFGLINTPKGRRCYGAGVVSSTSETRHAMETMDCEFRPFDLMSVLRTPYRIDIVQPIYYVIDSFAQLETIIEEDIPARINEAKRLGDFAPTFEAKAS
- the speB gene encoding agmatinase, yielding MANKTIDHAITARSLTAAASDPTHAGILSFMRRKYTKQLKGVDTVVWGIPFDAATSNRPGARFGPQAIRRASAIFDNDPQYPFERDLFADMATIDYGDCLLDYGNHTKTPATIEREAARILKSGAYLLTLGGDHFVTYPVLKAHAALHGPLALVQFDAHQDTWPDERGRIDHGSFVGRAAREGLIDVERSIQIGIRTHAPEDCGIRIVYGYEVEEMRAEEIADTIVRHVGSPPAYLTFDIDCLDPAYAPGTGTPVAGGPSSAKILSVLRKLGALHIAGSDVVEVAPAYDHADMTAIAGSTIAMYMLGLRAEWLAERRG